The Desulfovibrio fairfieldensis sequence CCTGTTCAGTGCCCAGACCATATCCAGGCCGGTACGGGGATCGTACACGTCCACGTAGCAGCCCGGAAAAAAGACCGCTTTGCGCGTTTGGGCTGGCTGGCGGATATTGCGCATCTGCTGCCGGAAAGTCTGAGCGGCAAAGCGGGGCAGGGGAGCGCGCTTGTCGATGCCCAGGGCATCCAACAACGCGCGGGTTACGGGGTTGAGCATGCCGAAGTTTTTGAGCCCGGCCGGGATCAGCCGCAGCCAGCGCGCCTGAAGTTCGCCGTGGGCCAGCACCCAGTCGCGCAGGCCGGGGCTCTGCTGTTTGCACTGCTCGGCGCGGGCCAGCATGTTGATGCTGGACACAGGCACATCGTGCGGGCAGGAAATGTCGCAGTTCTTGCAGTTGGCGCAATAGTGCAGAGACGGATCTTCCGCCAGGCCCAGCAGGCGGAAACGTTCATAGGCCGGGCCGATCATGCGCGGGCCCAGGAACTTGGGCGTGGCCTCCGCCACCGGGCAGTGCACCACGCAGGTGGTGCAGGCGATGCATTTGTCGGGATTGATGCGTACGCTCATATGCGCTCTCCGGACGCCGGTCCGCCGGATTTTCCGGCAATGGCGGCAGCCATGCGGCCCGCCTGCCAGCCGGTGGTCAGGGCGACGCCGTGGCCGCTTTTTTCGGTTGCGAAATCATAACCGCCGAGGCTGCGCCCGGCAAAAAAGACATTCTCCCAGCGGGTCTGTCCGGCCTCGTCCAGGGGACGCATTTCGCCGTCCACCCGGACGCCCAGACGGGAAAAGACATGGCTGCCGAAAATTTCCGGTTCGGACCACTCTGTGACGTCCGGCGGCACGGGAATATCCAGTCCGAACACACTTTCACGGACCTTGCCCGGCGCGAGTTCCACGCCTCCGCCCAGGATGCCGCCCGTGGCCAGTACAAAGGCCCGGGCTCTGTGGCGGCGTTCCTGCCCGGCTGCCAGAGCCACCAGCGCCGTGCATTGCTTCCCGTTGGTTTCGGCGCGGATCAGCCGGGCGTTTTCCACCAGTTCAAAATCGTGGCGGCGCAGTTCGCGCAGCAACGCGTCCCGCAGACGCAGACCGCCCACCCCCGGCGGGATGGAAAGCATTTCCACCAGCGGGCAGCCCACGGCCTGGCTGAGTTCATGCCAGACCGAGGCATCGGCCCTGCTGCCGCAGATGGGCGGCAGCAACACGGCATCGCACTGTCCGGCGTGTTCCCGGAGGGCCCGGATCAACCAGTCCCGGCCCTGCGGCTTGTCCACCAGACGGGCCAGGTCCAGAGCGCTCAGGCTGCGATGGGTTTCGCCCAGGGGCGAGGGCAGCAATATCTGGATAAAGTCTTTGTCCGCCCAGTCCCTATAACGGCGCAACTGGCTGACGATCAGCGCGGGACGGCAGTCGCGCAGGCCCCGCACGCCCGCCACCAGAATGCGCTTGGCCCTGGTCAGGGCCGTGGGGTTCAGACCGGCGGGCAAAAGATAACTCGGCTTGAGCGTGCCCATGATGGTGGGCAGCAGCGCGTTGCAGGGAGCGCCCTGCGGCGACACGGCCGTGTGCAGGGGCCAGCCCTGTTCCGCCGCGCATTGGCGCAGCATGTCCAGGGCCGTCCGGATATTGCCCGCACCGAGCAGGCGGTAGGGATGCTCCGGCGGCAGAAGATCCATGCCGTTCCAGGGATCATCCAGCCGCCGTCCCCCGGCGTAGCCCAGCAGGTCCACACAACCGCCGCTGATAGCCAGCGAGCCCATGCCGTCGGTCACCAGCCGCACGCTGCGCCCATCCTGAGCGGCGGTCAGCGCGGCCATAAGCCCGGCCAGGCCGGAACCGGCCACAAGTACGTCAATTGTCCTGCTCATCCGCGGCTCCGTCGAGGTTGAGGGTTCCGGCGTACACGGCCCGCCCCAGTTCCATTTCGCGCGCCTGCGTGCCCCAGAGGGCCGGACGCAGGCCCCGCCAGCGCTCCTGTAGAAAACGCCGCACATTGTCCGTGGGCGAAAGCTCCAGAGGCACACCGTGCTCCACCAATGCGCCGATGGTCCGCAGGGAGCAGAAAGTGCCCTGGCAGGTGCCCATGCCCAGGCGCGTGCGCAGCCGGATGTCGGACAGGGAATGGGTGGAGGGATCGCGCGCCACGCATTCGATTTCAGCCAGGCTGACCATTTCGCACTCGCAGAGCAGGGGGTTGCCGTCACCCCCACCGGCATGTTCCTGTTCGGCCTGCTTTTCCGCCAGTCCGGCCAGTTCAGCCTGTTGCAGCACGGCGGGCAGATCGTCGCCGAGCCGGTCCGCCATGAGGGTGAGCCCCCGCATGGGGAAATAGCGGGCCGCGCGGCGCAGCACGGCTTTATCGGGATCGGGCACCAGCGCTTCATCCGCCGTGCGACAGGGCGTATGCACGCCGAGTCTGGCGCAGACGTTGTCGCTGACGCGTTCGGCCATGAGCCGGTAGGTGGTCAGCTTGCCGCCGAAGATGGACACCATGCCCTCCAGACCCTGCTCCGCGTGGTCCACCACATGGAAATTGCGGCTGGCCTTGCGCCCCGCCGCATTGCCCGGCGTGTACAGAGGCCGCGTGCCCGCGAAGGCCCGCAGGATGCGGTATTGGCGTACCGCCGGGAAAAGCGGTTCGCCCAGATCCAGCAGGCGCAGCACTTCTCCATAGGTGGGCGTGGTGTCGTCGGGCCGGTCTGTGGGCGTGGATGTGGTGCCGAGAATGGTGATGGAACCGTGGGGCACGAAAATATCGCCGTCCGCGCCGGGATGCAGGCGGTTGACCACGCGCGAGGTAAAGCGGTGATTGAAGACAATGAGCGTGCCCCGGTCCGGAGAAACGGCCACATCCAGACCGGCCAGCCCGGCAATGCGGCCCGACCAGGAACCGGCGGCGTTGACCACGCTCTGACAGGAAATTTCCACCATTTCGCCGCTGATGCGGTCAAGAGCCGTTACGCCGCAGACTGTGCCGTTGTTCTGATGGATGGCCGTGACCTCGTGATAGGTCAGCACCTGGCCGCCGTAACGCTTGGCGGACATGGCGTTGTGCAGTACCAGGCGAAAGCCGTCCACACAGGAATCAGGCACACGGAAGACGCGCCGGATGTCGGGCGCGAGATTGGGCTCCAGACGCAGGGCTTCGGCCACGTCCAGCTCCTGCGCGTCGATGCCCGCCTTGTGGCAGGCCTCGGCCCAGGGAGTCACGTAGGCCGGATCGTCACCGGGCGTCAGTGCGAAAAAGCCTTCGGTTTCCTCCACACACTGTCTGCCGATACGCCGCACAATCATGTTTTCTTCAATGCACTCGCGCGCGGATTCGTTGTCATTGACAGCGTAACGACCCCCGCTGTGGAGCAGGCCGTGAAAACGGGAGCTGGTGCCGTGGGCAAGGCCGCCCTGTTCCAGCAGAATGGCGGGCACGCCGCGCATGCACAGATCGCGCAGCGTGCCCATGCCGGTAGCGCCGCCGCCGATGACGACAACCGTGGTTTCCAGCATGGGGCCTCCTGATATTTCCATTTCGCCGTGGCCGCGTCCGTAACGGGCGTTGTCTTCCCGGCAATGGCTTCAGTACAACATAAACAAATCCAAATAAAAATTTTCATTCTTTTGCCGCTGTTCGTCAAGGGTCGGGCATTGCCCCAATGGACAGTCAGCGGAGGAAGCGTCCGCCGAAGGGAACCCCTCTATTCTTGCCAAGACGGCCGAACGCGGCTATTTCTTTGGGAAAAAGGAAGCATATGGACTGGTCGCGGAAACGCTGTGTCGTCCTGGACATGGACGGCACGGTTTATCTTGGGCATATCCCCATCAAGGGCGCTGTCGGTTTTATTCAAAATCACTGGCGAGATCTGGATTTTTTCTTTCTCAGCAACAATACCTCCAAATCGCCGCAGACCTATGTGGACAAGCTCAACGGCATGGGCATTCCGGCGCGCGGGGAATTGTTGCTCTCACCGGTGACGCCCCTGGTGGATTTTTTACGGGCGCGCGGCATCAGCCGGGCCTATCCTGTGGGCAACACTGATTTTCAACAGGATCTGCGTCAACGTATGCCCGAACTTCAACAGGTGGAAGAGGACGCGCAGGCCGTGATTCTGGCCTATGACACGGAGCTGACCTACCACAAGCTGGCCCGTTCAGCCTTGTTGTTGCAAAAACCTGAAACCCTGTTTCTGGCTACCCATCCGGATCTGGTCTGTCCCTCTCCGGAGGGGCCGTTGCCTGATGTGGGCAGCATGATTGAACTTTACGCCACGGCCACGGGCCGCCGCCCGCAGCATATTTTCGGCAAACCCGACCCGACCGTGCTGGCCCCTCTGCTGCGGCGCTACGCCAAAGAGGAAATGGTTATGGTGGGCGACCGCCTGAGCACGGACAAGAAACTGGCCGAAAACGCGGGCATTGATTTCATTCTGGTGCTCAGCGGCGAGGCCACGCGCGAAGACCTGGCAAAGGAGGAGCGTCAGCCCACTCTGGTGCTGGAGGATCTCGGGCAGGCCGAGAAGGATTGGCGTTGAATGTCCACCGCTCGGAAGCCGCTTGAAAAATTGAAAGCCGCCCCTGTGCAGGGGCGGCTTTTCTGTGCGAGCTCGCGGCGGCTTATTTCCCGCCCATGAGCCAGTCGAGCGGAATGAGCGAGAGTTTGGGGAAGAAGAGCAGCAGGAAGAGCATGACCACTTCCACCAGAATGAAGGGGACCAGGTTACGGATCAGCTGGGTGATCTTGATGTTGCCGATGCCGCACACCACATAAAGCACTGTGCCCACGGGCGGCGTGATCACGCCGATGCCCAGGTTCAGGATGAAAAGCAGACCGAAATAGTAGGGGTCGATACCGGCCTGGGTGATGAGCGGATAGAACACCGGCGCGAAGATCAGGATGTTGGGCGTAAGGTCCATGACCATGCCGATGAGGAAAAGAAAGACGTTGATGCACAACAGCAGCAGAACGGGGCTGTCGATGAGCGGCGAAAAGAGTGCCGTCATCTGATTGGGAATCTGGGCGATGGTGATGAACCAACCCACGGCCGTGGCCGTGGCCACGATGAGCATGACCACCGAAGTGGTTGTGGCCGCCCGCGCGCTGACGCGCAGCAGTTCGCGGAAGGAAAGCTCGCGGTAGTAAAGCACGCAGACCACAATGGCGTAAATGGCCGCGAAGGCGCCGCCTTCGGTGGGCGTGAAAACGCCGAAGCGGATGCCGCCCAGCAGGAGCACGGGCATGAGGAAGGCGGGCGTAGAGTCGATCAGGATCTTCCACTTTTCCTCACGGGTGAAGGTGATGGTTTCGTTGTAGCCGTCCTTGCGCACCACAAAGAACCAGACCACCATCAGCGCGAGACCGATTAAAATGCCCGGGACCAGGCCGATCATGAACAGTTTGGTGATGGAAAGGCCGCTGATGGTGGCGCCGAGCAGGATGAAGTTGGTGCTGGGGGGAATGATGGGGCCCAGAATGGCACCGGAGGCGATAACGGCCCCGGCGCGTCCCGGCTTGTAGCCCACTTCCTTCATCATGGGCAGCAAAAGACCGCCCAGAGCGGCGGCCTCGCCCACGGAACTGCCCATGAGACCCGCGAAAATGATGCTGGCCACCACAGCCGCATAGCCCAGGCCGCCGCGCACCCGGCCGATCATCAGCTGGGCCAGTTGCACCACGCGTTTGGAAAGTCCGCCCGCGGCCATGATTTCACCGGCAAAGACAAAGAAGGGGATGGCCATCAGCGGGTAGTTGTTGGCCCCGTCCAGCATGCTGCCGGGAATGATCATGGCGTCCCACATGCCGGAGTGCCACATGAGCACCATGGCGCAGAGCACCAGCACCAGGCAGATGGGAATGCCGAAGGCCAGGAAGAAGAACAGGGTGCCGAGAAAGATGAAAAGTTCCACGTTCTCCCCCTATGCCTTGGTGAAAGAGGATGCCGGACGACGGATGAGAGCCACGAGGTCGCGCACCTGCATGATCAGGGCCGCGAAGGCCATGATGGGCAATGTGCCGTTGATCAGGGCCATGTTCACATTGGTGGCCACGGAATAGGTGTCCACGGTCTGGAGCACGTTGATCACGCCGCCGTAGAGCAGAAGGCCCATGGCGACCATGCCCAGGAGCGTGGCGGCGATGTCCACGTATTTGCGGGGTGCGCCGTGCAGCAGGTCCACGAACATGTCCACGGCAATGTGCTTTTTGTGGTAAAAAGCCTCAATGGCCCCGAAGAACGTGATGTAGATGAAGAGAAAGCGCGCCCATTCCTCGCTGGGGGGATAGCTGGAGGAAAAGACGTAGCGCAGAAAAGCGTTGTAAAAGACCAGACCGATCATGCCGAGGAAGATGACGGCGCAAAAAATCTCAAAAAGCAGCCGGCCGAGGGATTCGGACTGCGCTTTGCCGTGATCCGCATGCGGATCACACGGCTTGTCGGCGTCCGGAGCGGACGCCGATGGAAGGTTTTGCTGTGTCTCGTCGTGCATACTGACCTCTGCGGGAACAATGCCCTGACGGAATATGGACTTGTGCGGAAAATTTTAGAGGCTGTCGTCACGAGCGTCTTTTCGGTTATCTCCGCGTTGAAATTCGCCTTTTATTCCGGTCGAGTACCAGCAGAGTACACTTCCTTCATAAAAGGCTCTTTCTCCCTGATATAACACGAAAATCCATCTCATGACGACACCCTCTAGTGCTGCGGGGCCTTCCCGCCGAGCGCGTTGCGCGACGGGCCGGAAACCTTACGCCCCCGGCCCGCGTTACATCGTGCTGATCTTGTTACTTGGCCTGGCGATAGCTGGCGGCGCTGTCCAGGATTTCCTG is a genomic window containing:
- a CDS encoding TRAP transporter small permease, with the translated sequence MHDETQQNLPSASAPDADKPCDPHADHGKAQSESLGRLLFEIFCAVIFLGMIGLVFYNAFLRYVFSSSYPPSEEWARFLFIYITFFGAIEAFYHKKHIAVDMFVDLLHGAPRKYVDIAATLLGMVAMGLLLYGGVINVLQTVDTYSVATNVNMALINGTLPIMAFAALIMQVRDLVALIRRPASSFTKA
- the glpB gene encoding anaerobic glycerol-3-phosphate dehydrogenase subunit GlpB, which produces MSRTIDVLVAGSGLAGLMAALTAAQDGRSVRLVTDGMGSLAISGGCVDLLGYAGGRRLDDPWNGMDLLPPEHPYRLLGAGNIRTALDMLRQCAAEQGWPLHTAVSPQGAPCNALLPTIMGTLKPSYLLPAGLNPTALTRAKRILVAGVRGLRDCRPALIVSQLRRYRDWADKDFIQILLPSPLGETHRSLSALDLARLVDKPQGRDWLIRALREHAGQCDAVLLPPICGSRADASVWHELSQAVGCPLVEMLSIPPGVGGLRLRDALLRELRRHDFELVENARLIRAETNGKQCTALVALAAGQERRHRARAFVLATGGILGGGVELAPGKVRESVFGLDIPVPPDVTEWSEPEIFGSHVFSRLGVRVDGEMRPLDEAGQTRWENVFFAGRSLGGYDFATEKSGHGVALTTGWQAGRMAAAIAGKSGGPASGERI
- a CDS encoding TRAP transporter large permease, with product MELFIFLGTLFFFLAFGIPICLVLVLCAMVLMWHSGMWDAMIIPGSMLDGANNYPLMAIPFFVFAGEIMAAGGLSKRVVQLAQLMIGRVRGGLGYAAVVASIIFAGLMGSSVGEAAALGGLLLPMMKEVGYKPGRAGAVIASGAILGPIIPPSTNFILLGATISGLSITKLFMIGLVPGILIGLALMVVWFFVVRKDGYNETITFTREEKWKILIDSTPAFLMPVLLLGGIRFGVFTPTEGGAFAAIYAIVVCVLYYRELSFRELLRVSARAATTTSVVMLIVATATAVGWFITIAQIPNQMTALFSPLIDSPVLLLLCINVFLFLIGMVMDLTPNILIFAPVFYPLITQAGIDPYYFGLLFILNLGIGVITPPVGTVLYVVCGIGNIKITQLIRNLVPFILVEVVMLFLLLFFPKLSLIPLDWLMGGK
- the glpA gene encoding anaerobic glycerol-3-phosphate dehydrogenase subunit GlpA, producing the protein MLETTVVVIGGGATGMGTLRDLCMRGVPAILLEQGGLAHGTSSRFHGLLHSGGRYAVNDNESARECIEENMIVRRIGRQCVEETEGFFALTPGDDPAYVTPWAEACHKAGIDAQELDVAEALRLEPNLAPDIRRVFRVPDSCVDGFRLVLHNAMSAKRYGGQVLTYHEVTAIHQNNGTVCGVTALDRISGEMVEISCQSVVNAAGSWSGRIAGLAGLDVAVSPDRGTLIVFNHRFTSRVVNRLHPGADGDIFVPHGSITILGTTSTPTDRPDDTTPTYGEVLRLLDLGEPLFPAVRQYRILRAFAGTRPLYTPGNAAGRKASRNFHVVDHAEQGLEGMVSIFGGKLTTYRLMAERVSDNVCARLGVHTPCRTADEALVPDPDKAVLRRAARYFPMRGLTLMADRLGDDLPAVLQQAELAGLAEKQAEQEHAGGGDGNPLLCECEMVSLAEIECVARDPSTHSLSDIRLRTRLGMGTCQGTFCSLRTIGALVEHGVPLELSPTDNVRRFLQERWRGLRPALWGTQAREMELGRAVYAGTLNLDGAADEQDN
- a CDS encoding HAD-IIA family hydrolase; its protein translation is MDWSRKRCVVLDMDGTVYLGHIPIKGAVGFIQNHWRDLDFFFLSNNTSKSPQTYVDKLNGMGIPARGELLLSPVTPLVDFLRARGISRAYPVGNTDFQQDLRQRMPELQQVEEDAQAVILAYDTELTYHKLARSALLLQKPETLFLATHPDLVCPSPEGPLPDVGSMIELYATATGRRPQHIFGKPDPTVLAPLLRRYAKEEMVMVGDRLSTDKKLAENAGIDFILVLSGEATREDLAKEERQPTLVLEDLGQAEKDWR